A window of Pseudomonas putida genomic DNA:
GAATGTCATCCTGCAGGTCGTTGCTCCAGGCCACCTCGGTCGTTACCTGCACGCCAGAGGCACGCAGCGCGTTTGCCTGGGCTTCCAATTGTTCCTGCTGAGCCTGCCGGTAAGCCTCCCGCTCCGTTTGACGCTTACCGGACTCCAGCAACCAGAGTTTGTCCAATGATTCGAGCAAGGCGACGATGTGCAGGCTGGCCGATGCAGACTTTGCCAGTGCAACGGCCTGCTCCAGGGCGATCGCCTGGTGCAGCATCGGGCGCATGATCAGCAACAGACGTTGATAGTGGCTCATGATTGCCTCCAACGGTGGGCCGGCCTGATCACTCAGGCATCGGGGGTTGCATCAGGGGTGCGGTCTTTTCCGGGATATCGGTCATGGTGGCTTCGGTCAGCAGCAGAATGCTGGCAACCGAGACCGCATTTTCGAGTGCGACGCGCACCACTTTCGTAGGGTCGATGATGCCCGCCTCGTACATGTCGACGTACGTATTGGCTGCGGCATCGAAGCCGATGCTGCCCGTTTCGGCCAGCATGCGAGCCACCACGACGCCCGCATCCACGGCGGAATTTTCAGCGATCGTCCGTGCTGGCGCTTCCAGTGCCCGGCGCAGGATCTGCAGCCCCGTGCGCATGTCGCCTTCATGGTTGAGCTCCTCGGCAAGCAAGGCTGGCACAGCCTTGAGCAAGGCAAAGCCACCACCGGGCACGATGCCCTCGGCAATCGCTGCGCGGGTAGCCGCCAATGCGTCATCCAGGGCGTCCTTGCGCGCTTTCATCTCGGCTTCGGAAGGTGCGCCCACGCGGATGACCGCCACCCCACCGGCAAGCCTGGCCAGACGCTCCTGAAGTTTCTCCCGGTCGTAATCACTGGTGCTGGATGCGATCTGCGCACGGATTTGCGCGACACGATCAGCCACGGCTTCTCGCGTCCCCTTACCTCCGACCAGTGCGGTGCTGTCTTTAAGCACCACTGCACGGTGCACCTGGCCCAGCTGGGACAGTTGCAGGTGGTCGAGATTGACGCCCAGCTCAGCCGAAACCACCGTGGCACCGGTGAGTACGGCTATGTCCTGGAGCATTTCCTTGCGCCGATCACCATACCCGGGAGCCTTCACCGCCACGGCGCGCAACACTCCGCGAATCTGGTTGACCACCAGTGTGGTCAAGGCTTCGCCGTCGATGTCCTCGGCGATCACCATCAACGGCTGGCCGCTCTTGGCCACCTGTTCGAGCAGTGGCAGCAGGTCAGCCAGCGCACCAATCTTGTGATCGCACAGCAGTACACACGCATCGGTGAGTTCAACCTGCATCTTTTCGGTGTCGGTGACAAAGTACGGGGACACGTACCCCCTGTCGAAACGCATGCCATCCATGATGTCGACCACGGTTTCGGTGGTCTTGGATTCCTCCACGCTCACCACGCCTTCCACCCCGACCTTTTCCAGGGCGTCGGCGACCAGCTGACCGATCAAGGGGTCGTTGTGGGCGGACAATGTGGCCACCTGGGCTTTTTCCCGGATCGTGTTGACCGCACGCGACTGCGCCAGCAATGCCGCCTGAACCAGCGCCAGGCCCTTGTCCAGGCCGCGCTTGAGGTCGATGGCACTGGCCCCGGCCACTACATTTCTGACGCCATCGGCAAGAATTGCCTGGGCCAGGACCGTCGCCGTGCTAGTGCCATCGCCGACCGCCTCCGCCGTGCGCTCGGCTGCCTGGCGCAGCATCTGGGCGCCGAGGTTCTCCTCAGCGTCCTGCAAGTCGACACGCTTGGCGATGGACACGCCATCGTTACAGACAGTCGGGCGACCCCAGGTGCTCTGCATCAGCACCGACTTCGACTTGGGGCCCAAGGTGACGCGTACGGCATCGGCAAGCTGGGTGGCGCCACTGAGGATCTTCTCCCGCGCTGCTGACCGAAAGAGGATTTTGCTGTGCGGCATGATTTTCAGCTCCCGTGCAGGGCAGCGTGATTGACTGCTGCTGCCAGCATCCGGCTTACGCCGCCCTTGGCGCTTGATTTTTATCAAGCGTGCGAATGCCTGCAGCGTCGCTCAATGTTTGTCGAGGTACCGATACAAGGCTTCTTCCTGGTCGAAATGCAATTTCGCCAAGGTATCCAGGCGTATGAGCTGGTGCTGGATTTCGTCGGCGCTCGGGTTGGCAGCGGCCTGGGTGAAATCTTCGCTCATGCGCGTCAGCAAATGGATCAGCCTGAACATTTCCCGGTGGGTATGGCTGAGCGGCGAGAGCGGATCCTCGCCCCCCATGTAGCGGCTCAACAGGGGGTACAGCCGCTGCTCGTCGTCCCGCTCATGGCGCTCCAGCAAGCCATGCAGGGCGGCAACCAGGCGCCCGAGGTCGGCCCGCGCCTGCGGCGCAGGGCGGCTGGCAAAGTCCCGCGCCATCTGGCTCAGTTCGGTCAACAACCCGTCCAGCTGCCGATGCTCGTCATGCATGCGCTGCAGGCTCACGGCCGGCAACCCGTTGCGGCCATCGCCGGCGACCGGGCCGAGGGCGCGCAGGGCATTGAGGATGATCAACAGGTCGATGCCTTCCTGCAGTACCGCCCCCATCACCGCAGGCAGGTAGCCGGCCGCAGCGAACAGCATGGCCAGCAGCGAGAGGCTCATGCCCACCCACACGCCTTGCCGGGCAATGCGCACGGCGTGTCGGGCGATGTCGATCGCTTCGATCAAGCGATCCAGCCTGTCGACCAGCAAGACCACGCCAGCTGACTGCGCCGAGGCCGTCACGCCGGACGCACCCATGGCAACCCCGACATCGGCAGCAGCCAGTGCCGGCGCATCATTGATGCCATCACCGACCATCAGCGTCGGGCCTTTCTGGCGACCTTCCTGAACCAGGCGGACCTTATCCTGCGGTGAGAGGCCAGAGCGAAGCGCATCGATACCCGCCGTCAATGCGATCATTTGCGCCGTCTGGGGGCGGTCACCAGTCAGCATGACAACCTTGTCGATCCCGCGTGCCCGAAGCCGACGCAGGGTCTGGGGTGTTTCCCGACGCACATCGTCGGCCAGTCGCAACATCGCCTTCAATTGGCCATCCACGGCCACGAAACTGCCACTGCTGGCCAGATAGTCCAACTGCTGCAAGCATGCCTGTGCCCAATGGCCCGCATCCCTGCCCTGCTGCACGTAATCCAGCAGCCCCAAGCGCACGGCTTTGCCTTGCACCTGGCCGGCCAACCCTTGGCCTGGAGCCTCCTGCACCTGTTCCGGCGCCGTCAGGGTAAGGCCCCGTGCGAGGGCAGCGTCGACAATAGCCCGAGCGATCGGATGGGTGGATGCCTGGGCCAACGACGCGGCCCACTGCAGAATCTGCAGCGGCGCGCCCTCCCCGTTGAGCTCGATCGATTGCAACCGGGCATGACCGCTGGTCAAGGTACCGGTCTTGTCGAGAAAGACCTGGCGGACCCCGGCGAGCGCCTCCAGTACCGCGCCATCGCGCACCAGAATGCTACGCCGCGCCGCTCGCGAGATGCCCGACAGCACGGCAATCGGCACCGCCAATATCAGCGGGCAGGGCGT
This region includes:
- a CDS encoding heavy metal translocating P-type ATPase, yielding MPRRWLDPVLLGICLLALLTGGVAYAAQRPAWAALVWATGGMVMAGVLAVEMLRRMARGEAGIDLIALLSIGAALALENMLVAAVVALMLATGRALEAFSVRHAERELRALIDRAPQRAWVQEQDGLREVAVDQVRPGQAVLVRLGEIVPVDGRLQSPLATLDEAALTGESLPVTRHCGESVASGVCNAGAPLLLVATQTAAQSTYAGIVRLAETARQSRAPFVRLADRYALAFIPLTLLIAALAWWASGDPQRVLAVLVVATPCPLILAVPIAVLSGISRAARRSILVRDGAVLEALAGVRQVFLDKTGTLTSGHARLQSIELNGEGAPLQILQWAASLAQASTHPIARAIVDAALARGLTLTAPEQVQEAPGQGLAGQVQGKAVRLGLLDYVQQGRDAGHWAQACLQQLDYLASSGSFVAVDGQLKAMLRLADDVRRETPQTLRRLRARGIDKVVMLTGDRPQTAQMIALTAGIDALRSGLSPQDKVRLVQEGRQKGPTLMVGDGINDAPALAAADVGVAMGASGVTASAQSAGVVLLVDRLDRLIEAIDIARHAVRIARQGVWVGMSLSLLAMLFAAAGYLPAVMGAVLQEGIDLLIILNALRALGPVAGDGRNGLPAVSLQRMHDEHRQLDGLLTELSQMARDFASRPAPQARADLGRLVAALHGLLERHERDDEQRLYPLLSRYMGGEDPLSPLSHTHREMFRLIHLLTRMSEDFTQAAANPSADEIQHQLIRLDTLAKLHFDQEEALYRYLDKH
- the groL gene encoding chaperonin GroEL (60 kDa chaperone family; promotes refolding of misfolded polypeptides especially under stressful conditions; forms two stacked rings of heptamers to form a barrel-shaped 14mer; ends can be capped by GroES; misfolded proteins enter the barrel where they are refolded when GroES binds), giving the protein MPHSKILFRSAAREKILSGATQLADAVRVTLGPKSKSVLMQSTWGRPTVCNDGVSIAKRVDLQDAEENLGAQMLRQAAERTAEAVGDGTSTATVLAQAILADGVRNVVAGASAIDLKRGLDKGLALVQAALLAQSRAVNTIREKAQVATLSAHNDPLIGQLVADALEKVGVEGVVSVEESKTTETVVDIMDGMRFDRGYVSPYFVTDTEKMQVELTDACVLLCDHKIGALADLLPLLEQVAKSGQPLMVIAEDIDGEALTTLVVNQIRGVLRAVAVKAPGYGDRRKEMLQDIAVLTGATVVSAELGVNLDHLQLSQLGQVHRAVVLKDSTALVGGKGTREAVADRVAQIRAQIASSTSDYDREKLQERLARLAGGVAVIRVGAPSEAEMKARKDALDDALAATRAAIAEGIVPGGGFALLKAVPALLAEELNHEGDMRTGLQILRRALEAPARTIAENSAVDAGVVVARMLAETGSIGFDAAANTYVDMYEAGIIDPTKVVRVALENAVSVASILLLTEATMTDIPEKTAPLMQPPMPE